A single genomic interval of Nitrospiria bacterium harbors:
- a CDS encoding protein kinase yields MGFWIPRGFFISLSLFLFNPSVFAQEDLLNLPKEYLPLLQRVFLDIKAHPEKILPYLVVMVVLSFLLKALFSFLGKWRGMASDQNRYGGKKQIKQMTREARHYEKEKDYLAAGEIYELINDLDKAKQMYKKGKGNQQVGRIFEKLQQWDQAAAFYELAQSYESAARNYQKGKNFQKAAELYLKGGKGFLAGEMYEAGEMYLEAGKIFEKANYFQKAGWMYFSAREIPKAAEMFERYFLQEFPKLKDSNASLSPGQRDALNGYSKKSGELYLTVGKVKEAANIFLIGGFVQEAAQAFRDSGEHQRAADLYVGIKEYDKAAEVLREGGDVRQGDLLIGEKYAREERFTEAAYYYEQAQEFNQAGEMYERAGDLKRAGEMFFKGGDLSKSSEIFLALGDKPMAAQALEKGRRFQEAARLYQELKECDKAIPLLEKESLFLEAANLREQQGKVDESILLLQKVDSKSEDYSEASLALARLFTDKGMFGPAREKYQRALARRPVNAETIEHYYQLANLHERLEDFEGAMILFERILAENIQYKDVKAKLENLQNGHLEKPMNKKKALGKAQVVENRYKLLREIGRGGMGVVYKAEDIVLKRIVAYKILPESVRGNQKVLGSFIQEARTAASIHHPNIVTIFDSGQSEGDYFITMEFVDGMTLKELLEKNQLLPISDIVQIFQQICTGMDYAHSRRVIHRDIKPGNIMISRDKVVKIMDFGLAKIVHDSMGETTEVKGTPLYMSPEQILGKEVDHQSDIYSLGCTMFRMVTGKPPFFGNDVFNQHLHKNPPDPATLNSKSPTFLNQIILKCLEKEKLKRYSRVKDILKDLSVEETK; encoded by the coding sequence TTGGGCTTCTGGATTCCAAGGGGGTTCTTTATTTCTCTTTCCTTGTTTCTTTTTAACCCATCTGTTTTTGCCCAGGAAGACCTATTAAACCTTCCAAAGGAATATCTCCCCTTGCTCCAAAGGGTTTTCCTCGATATTAAAGCCCATCCTGAAAAAATTCTTCCCTATCTGGTGGTGATGGTTGTTCTCAGTTTTTTGCTTAAGGCCCTTTTTAGTTTCCTTGGAAAATGGAGAGGAATGGCCTCTGACCAAAACAGGTATGGAGGAAAAAAACAGATAAAGCAAATGACCAGAGAGGCCCGCCATTATGAGAAAGAGAAAGATTACTTGGCGGCCGGGGAAATTTATGAACTAATAAATGACCTTGATAAAGCCAAACAGATGTATAAAAAGGGAAAAGGAAATCAACAAGTTGGAAGGATTTTTGAAAAACTTCAGCAATGGGATCAGGCCGCTGCATTTTATGAATTAGCCCAATCTTATGAAAGCGCGGCCAGAAATTACCAAAAGGGAAAAAATTTCCAAAAAGCAGCTGAACTTTATTTGAAAGGCGGAAAAGGATTTTTAGCGGGAGAAATGTATGAAGCGGGAGAAATGTATTTAGAAGCCGGAAAAATTTTTGAAAAAGCTAACTATTTTCAAAAAGCGGGATGGATGTATTTTTCTGCACGGGAAATTCCAAAAGCGGCAGAAATGTTTGAACGGTATTTCCTACAGGAATTTCCTAAGCTTAAAGATTCCAACGCCTCCCTTTCCCCGGGGCAGCGAGATGCGTTGAACGGTTATTCCAAAAAAAGTGGTGAACTCTATTTAACGGTGGGAAAAGTCAAAGAGGCTGCGAATATTTTTTTAATTGGAGGTTTTGTACAAGAAGCCGCCCAAGCCTTTCGGGATTCGGGAGAGCATCAACGGGCTGCCGATCTTTATGTTGGAATAAAAGAATACGATAAGGCCGCAGAGGTGCTTCGAGAAGGAGGGGATGTTCGTCAGGGGGATTTATTGATTGGGGAAAAATACGCAAGGGAAGAGCGATTTACAGAGGCAGCCTATTATTATGAACAAGCCCAGGAATTTAACCAAGCCGGGGAAATGTATGAGCGGGCCGGAGATTTAAAGCGTGCGGGTGAGATGTTTTTTAAAGGTGGAGATTTATCTAAATCCAGTGAGATTTTTTTAGCGCTTGGGGATAAACCCATGGCCGCCCAAGCCTTAGAAAAAGGTCGACGATTTCAAGAGGCCGCTCGGCTATATCAGGAGCTTAAGGAGTGTGATAAAGCCATTCCTCTTTTAGAAAAAGAATCCCTTTTTTTGGAAGCAGCTAATTTAAGGGAGCAACAGGGAAAGGTTGATGAAAGCATTCTTCTTCTCCAAAAAGTGGATTCAAAATCAGAGGATTATTCCGAAGCCAGTTTGGCGTTGGCGAGGTTATTTACGGATAAAGGGATGTTTGGACCTGCCAGGGAAAAGTATCAGAGGGCTTTGGCCCGAAGACCCGTGAATGCGGAAACCATTGAACACTACTATCAACTGGCCAACCTTCATGAGCGGTTGGAAGACTTTGAGGGGGCCATGATCCTTTTCGAACGGATATTAGCGGAGAATATACAATATAAGGATGTAAAAGCCAAACTGGAGAACCTGCAAAATGGCCATCTGGAAAAACCGATGAATAAAAAGAAAGCGCTGGGCAAGGCGCAGGTGGTTGAAAACCGGTATAAATTGTTGCGGGAAATTGGGCGAGGGGGAATGGGGGTAGTTTATAAAGCTGAGGATATTGTATTGAAACGGATTGTGGCTTACAAAATTTTGCCAGAAAGTGTCCGGGGTAATCAAAAGGTTCTTGGAAGTTTTATTCAGGAAGCTCGAACGGCCGCATCCATCCACCATCCCAATATCGTGACCATATTTGATTCCGGACAAAGTGAGGGAGATTATTTTATTACCATGGAGTTTGTGGATGGAATGACCTTGAAAGAACTCTTGGAAAAAAACCAACTTCTCCCTATTTCTGATATTGTCCAAATATTTCAGCAAATTTGTACAGGAATGGATTATGCTCATAGCAGGCGTGTTATCCACAGGGATATCAAACCCGGGAACATTATGATCAGCCGGGATAAGGTGGTAAAAATAATGGACTTTGGGTTAGCAAAGATTGTTCATGATTCAATGGGGGAAACCACGGAAGTAAAAGGAACACCCTTGTATATGTCCCCTGAACAGATTTTAGGCAAGGAGGTAGATCATCAGTCAGACATTTATTCCTTGGGCTGTACCATGTTTAGAATGGTAACAGGAAAGCCTCCCTTTTTTGGAAATGATGTATTTAACCAGCATCTTCATAAAAACCCCCCAGACCCCGCCACTTTGAATTCAAAATCCCCAACTTTTTTAAACCAAATCATTCTTAAATGCCTTGAAAAGGAAAAGCTAAAAAGATACTCTCGGGTCAAAGACATTCTTAAAGACCTTTCCGTTGAGGAAACAAAATGA
- a CDS encoding FHA domain-containing protein, with translation MDSSQELFLFILHGEPYAAAVQSDQVMRPVDLYSYFSTMVSMKQPLLSLYSTDPVFFKSLQVFSHKRPSTKATTELIDLERLLKELEEEKKELVLGLRQEEGVNLFYLRQGKLVETYYLFSEQISNEGSLVEQLLVYTYTAAAKKPLEVLVFRDVQVSPARDMAPAAAFLPLGVMDYFLVSKPELIVSSPIGVINSLQVEKGEVSIGRGPQNDLVIEDVGASREHGVILRQENYFIFKDLGSLNGTMLNGKPVSQERLKEGDRIQIGKHTLLFLEKRPSLTGEPKDSSLFEETTKLKIEIPPQDLEALKPRKRSLSLKILEGQDVGSVFEVQKDKVLIGRLNSDLVLSDPSVSRQHASIEQRENEFLFLDLKSRNGSFINGKRTESKILSADDSIKIGRTTLKVIIG, from the coding sequence ATGGATTCATCCCAAGAACTTTTTCTTTTTATTCTCCACGGTGAACCCTACGCGGCTGCCGTTCAATCTGATCAGGTGATGAGGCCTGTTGATTTATATTCATATTTTTCGACCATGGTTTCTATGAAACAACCCTTGTTATCGTTGTATTCAACCGACCCGGTTTTTTTCAAATCCCTTCAGGTTTTTTCTCATAAAAGACCCTCAACCAAGGCGACAACGGAACTGATTGATTTGGAGCGACTTTTAAAGGAACTTGAAGAGGAGAAAAAAGAATTGGTTTTAGGGCTCCGCCAAGAGGAGGGAGTCAACCTATTTTATTTACGACAGGGAAAACTGGTTGAGACCTATTATTTGTTTTCAGAGCAGATCTCAAACGAGGGATCTTTGGTGGAACAGCTTTTGGTTTATACTTATACGGCGGCGGCCAAAAAGCCTCTTGAAGTCTTGGTGTTTCGGGATGTCCAGGTTTCTCCCGCCAGGGATATGGCTCCCGCGGCCGCCTTCCTTCCTCTTGGGGTAATGGATTATTTTTTAGTCTCCAAACCAGAACTGATTGTTTCTTCGCCTATCGGTGTAATCAATTCCCTTCAGGTTGAAAAAGGAGAGGTCTCCATAGGCCGGGGTCCACAGAATGATCTTGTTATTGAAGATGTAGGGGCTTCCAGAGAGCACGGGGTGATTCTCAGGCAGGAAAATTATTTTATTTTCAAGGATTTAGGAAGTTTAAACGGAACGATGCTCAATGGAAAACCCGTGAGCCAAGAACGTTTAAAAGAAGGTGACCGCATTCAAATTGGGAAGCATACCCTTCTTTTTTTAGAGAAAAGACCCTCCTTGACGGGGGAACCGAAAGACAGTAGTCTTTTTGAGGAGACAACTAAATTAAAAATCGAAATTCCTCCTCAAGATCTTGAAGCCCTTAAACCCAGGAAAAGGAGTCTTTCACTTAAAATTTTGGAGGGACAAGATGTTGGGAGTGTTTTTGAGGTCCAAAAAGATAAGGTGTTAATCGGAAGGCTTAATTCCGATTTGGTTCTCTCCGATCCATCGGTTTCACGGCAACACGCTTCCATTGAACAACGGGAAAACGAGTTCCTTTTTCTTGATCTGAAAAGCAGAAATGGGAGCTTTATTAATGGGAAACGGACTGAATCCAAAATTTTGAGTGCAGATGATTCAATAAAAATTGGTCGGACTACGTTAAAAGTGATAATCGGCTAA
- a CDS encoding OmpA family protein, producing the protein MRLAALLLVFILGFGLQSCVVSRDTYEKTNFDLIETQREVGKLEGVLEEARRRIRDLEKELKEFQGKSTRLEEELESVRSDRAQTIENLQLRIRDLNQKVSELQEQSQDLFGMRAKQTAEINRLQQLSESLKVEKEETTKQIKDTYEELVQELEGEIQEGAIKITRVKEKLSMNLVEKILFDSGSSELKPQGIKVLKKVGQALQKVTDKEIRVEGHTDNVPVSNRIAERFSSNWELSASRATTVARYLQEKEGVDPRRLAVSGYASYRPVVSNETPQGKAQNRRIEIVLVPLDLSEVLEELK; encoded by the coding sequence GTGAGCCGGGATACCTATGAAAAAACTAATTTTGATTTGATCGAAACCCAACGAGAGGTTGGGAAGTTAGAGGGCGTCTTAGAAGAGGCCCGGCGTCGGATACGGGATTTAGAAAAAGAGTTAAAAGAGTTTCAGGGAAAAAGTACCCGATTAGAAGAGGAATTGGAATCCGTCCGAAGTGATCGTGCCCAAACCATTGAAAACCTCCAATTAAGAATCCGGGATTTGAATCAAAAGGTATCTGAGCTACAGGAACAAAGCCAAGATTTATTCGGGATGAGGGCCAAACAAACTGCCGAAATTAACAGGCTTCAACAGCTCAGTGAATCTCTGAAGGTGGAAAAAGAAGAGACCACAAAACAAATAAAAGATACCTATGAGGAATTGGTGCAAGAACTTGAGGGTGAGATTCAAGAAGGGGCAATTAAAATTACCCGTGTCAAGGAAAAGCTTTCCATGAACCTGGTGGAAAAAATTCTGTTTGACTCTGGAAGCTCAGAACTCAAGCCCCAAGGAATTAAGGTGTTGAAAAAGGTTGGACAAGCCCTCCAAAAGGTAACCGATAAGGAAATCCGTGTAGAAGGGCATACTGATAACGTTCCTGTCTCAAACCGAATTGCTGAACGGTTTTCCTCCAATTGGGAACTTTCCGCTTCTCGGGCGACTACCGTGGCAAGGTACCTGCAAGAAAAAGAGGGAGTGGATCCACGGCGTTTGGCTGTTTCGGGGTATGCTAGTTATCGCCCAGTGGTGAGTAATGAAACCCCTCAAGGAAAAGCTCAAAATCGGCGAATTGAAATTGTCCTTGTCCCCCTAGACCTTTCCGAAGTACTTGAAGAATTAAAATAA
- the queC gene encoding 7-cyano-7-deazaguanine synthase QueC, translating into MKKAVVLCSGGLDSSTAMAMACHQKFDVFALSFDYGQRHRIEVERAKEVVSTLGIKNHLVQKLEFKGLGESALTSLKEIPKDRDMKTIASEIPPTYVPARNTIFLSFGLALAEGWGAEAIFFGANAVDYSGYPDCRPEFIRAFEKMANLATKMSVEGKLKFRIKTPLLFLSKAEIVLKGKELGVPFHLTHSCYDPAPTGISCGRCDSCKLRKRGFQEAGLEDPLPYLD; encoded by the coding sequence ATGAAAAAAGCCGTGGTCCTTTGTAGTGGAGGGTTAGATTCCTCCACTGCAATGGCAATGGCTTGCCATCAGAAATTTGATGTATTTGCATTAAGTTTTGATTACGGGCAACGCCACCGGATTGAAGTTGAACGGGCCAAGGAGGTGGTTTCCACCTTAGGGATAAAAAACCATTTGGTTCAAAAATTGGAATTTAAAGGGTTAGGGGAATCTGCCCTTACCTCTTTGAAAGAAATACCCAAGGATCGGGATATGAAAACCATTGCGTCTGAAATTCCTCCTACCTATGTTCCCGCACGCAATACAATTTTTCTTTCATTCGGCCTTGCCCTAGCTGAGGGCTGGGGGGCTGAGGCTATTTTCTTTGGAGCTAATGCCGTTGATTATAGTGGGTATCCCGATTGCCGGCCTGAATTTATTCGTGCGTTTGAAAAAATGGCAAATCTGGCAACGAAGATGTCCGTTGAGGGGAAATTGAAATTCCGAATTAAGACGCCTTTGCTTTTTTTAAGCAAAGCTGAAATCGTGTTGAAAGGAAAAGAATTAGGGGTCCCCTTTCATCTTACCCATAGTTGCTATGATCCTGCCCCTACTGGAATTTCCTGCGGCCGATGTGATAGTTGTAAACTTCGCAAAAGAGGTTTTCAAGAAGCCGGACTGGAGGATCCTTTACCCTACCTTGATTAA
- the nth gene encoding endonuclease III, whose amino-acid sequence MSKLTYTRLLNILNQEFPKPEVELNFKNPLELLVATILSAQCTDKRVNQVTEKLFRKYRTVRNYAQANLPSFETEIRATGFYKMKAKNIIGSCKMLLEEFDGKVPNSMEKLLTLPGVWRKTANVILGNCFGVNAFVVDTHVKRVCQRLGLSQSDDPDLIEKGLGNWLPPSLWTRASLQILLHGRYICKARSPHCQPCGFQLFCHWYRENEKERKTLTKKPQ is encoded by the coding sequence ATGAGTAAATTAACGTATACTCGATTACTGAATATTTTAAACCAGGAATTTCCAAAGCCAGAAGTTGAATTGAATTTCAAAAATCCCCTGGAACTCCTTGTGGCCACCATCCTTTCTGCCCAATGTACGGATAAACGGGTAAACCAGGTTACAGAGAAATTGTTTCGAAAGTATAGGACCGTTAGAAATTATGCCCAGGCGAATCTTCCCAGTTTCGAAACAGAAATTAGGGCCACCGGGTTTTACAAAATGAAAGCAAAAAACATCATCGGGTCCTGTAAAATGTTACTGGAGGAGTTTGATGGAAAGGTGCCAAATAGTATGGAGAAGCTTCTAACCCTTCCAGGTGTTTGGCGAAAAACCGCCAATGTCATTCTGGGAAATTGTTTTGGAGTCAATGCCTTCGTAGTGGATACTCATGTGAAAAGGGTGTGTCAACGCCTTGGATTATCCCAATCTGATGACCCCGATCTTATTGAAAAAGGATTAGGAAATTGGCTTCCCCCGTCACTTTGGACGCGGGCCTCACTTCAAATTTTGCTTCATGGTCGATATATTTGCAAAGCGAGGTCTCCTCATTGTCAACCATGTGGTTTTCAACTTTTCTGTCACTGGTACCGGGAGAATGAAAAAGAAAGAAAAACCCTGACCAAAAAACCGCAATAA